A portion of the Ignavibacteriales bacterium genome contains these proteins:
- a CDS encoding glycosyl hydrolase family 18 protein, whose amino-acid sequence MRYRSRIIAVLDEHGNMWGSVDRRILELSSKNNVKVMPLVVNPGFDQPSFHALLHDSAARARGVSNMVRVCRENKYYGLQFDFENIHISDKDAFTDFYRQAAAALHSNGYAISVAVVPRSSEDIGPTEFHKWIYEYWRGVFDYKALAEIGDFISLMTYEQHTHRTTPGPVAGVPWMEAIIQFVMKGVPPGKISLGIPFYSRVWQPEYQNNAAHAWGKSLDYAEAMALAERNNATWKWDDREKVSYAVYPNEFLNEYIYLEDARSMAAKLALVKKYHFRGISVWRLGHEDPHVWEQINPVK is encoded by the coding sequence ATGCGATATAGGAGTCGTATCATTGCGGTGTTGGATGAGCACGGAAACATGTGGGGCTCCGTTGATCGGAGGATCCTCGAGCTCTCCTCAAAAAACAATGTCAAGGTGATGCCCCTGGTGGTGAACCCTGGCTTCGATCAGCCTTCGTTTCATGCGCTTCTCCATGATTCCGCTGCCCGGGCTCGGGGTGTCTCCAACATGGTTCGCGTATGCCGAGAGAACAAATACTACGGCCTTCAGTTCGATTTTGAGAACATCCATATTTCGGACAAGGACGCGTTTACAGACTTCTACCGTCAGGCGGCAGCAGCCCTCCACTCGAACGGCTACGCAATCAGTGTCGCCGTCGTTCCGAGGTCATCTGAGGACATCGGTCCGACTGAATTCCACAAGTGGATCTATGAGTACTGGCGAGGCGTATTCGACTACAAGGCCCTGGCGGAGATTGGCGACTTCATTTCGCTTATGACCTATGAACAGCACACGCATCGGACGACCCCGGGGCCGGTGGCGGGTGTACCATGGATGGAAGCAATCATTCAATTCGTGATGAAAGGGGTACCGCCCGGGAAGATCTCTCTCGGAATCCCCTTCTACTCCAGAGTCTGGCAGCCCGAATATCAGAACAATGCAGCCCACGCCTGGGGAAAAAGCCTCGACTATGCCGAAGCAATGGCACTCGCTGAGCGTAACAATGCAACGTGGAAGTGGGATGATCGCGAGAAGGTATCGTATGCGGTCTACCCGAATGAGTTCCTCAACGAATACATTTACCTGGAAGACGCACGGTCGATGGCCGCCAAACTCGCCCTGGTGAAGAAATACCATTTCAGAGGCATCTCCGTTTGGCGTTTGGGCCATGAAGATCCACACGTGTGGGAACAAATCAATCCAGTGAAATAG
- a CDS encoding ATP-dependent 6-phosphofructokinase, with product MALKPIKRIAINTGGGDAPGLNAVIRAAVITAIDRGWECIGIRDGYNGLLLPEQYPDGGLIPLTRDRVRGITHLGGTILGTTNKGNPMKYPVKGRDGKMYEKDRTGELVKIFKKEKIDALISIGGDGSLTISNALAQKGLRVVGVPKTIDNDLEKTVITFGFDTAVGFATMCLDRLHSTAEAHQRVMVVEVMGRYAGWIALNSGVSGTADAILIPEIPYDLKKVADKIQDRYSRGRNFAIVVVAEGAKPKGGTVSVVSKELGRAERLGGAGERVSAELQELTGRESRCVVLGHLLRGGSPTTFDRLISLRFGAAAVRALEEGRSGVMVALDPPTVRYVPLEQATRRMKKVPLDCDTMLTARDLGICFGD from the coding sequence ATGGCACTCAAGCCTATCAAACGCATTGCAATCAATACCGGAGGCGGAGACGCTCCCGGGCTCAATGCAGTCATTCGTGCAGCGGTGATCACTGCTATCGACCGTGGCTGGGAATGCATCGGCATCAGAGACGGCTACAACGGACTTCTACTCCCTGAACAATATCCCGATGGAGGGCTCATCCCACTGACAAGAGACCGGGTCCGGGGCATCACGCACCTTGGCGGCACAATCCTTGGAACGACAAACAAAGGAAATCCGATGAAGTATCCCGTCAAAGGCAGGGATGGGAAAATGTATGAGAAAGATCGGACGGGCGAGCTGGTGAAAATATTCAAGAAAGAAAAAATTGACGCCCTCATCTCTATCGGCGGAGACGGATCTCTCACGATTTCCAACGCGCTCGCACAGAAAGGGCTGCGAGTTGTCGGAGTACCGAAAACAATCGACAATGATCTCGAAAAGACTGTCATCACATTCGGGTTCGACACCGCAGTTGGATTTGCAACGATGTGCCTTGACCGTCTGCACTCGACGGCTGAGGCACATCAACGAGTCATGGTTGTCGAAGTAATGGGACGCTACGCCGGATGGATCGCTCTGAACAGCGGCGTTTCGGGCACTGCGGATGCAATCTTGATACCGGAAATCCCTTACGACCTCAAGAAGGTCGCTGACAAGATTCAAGACCGATATTCACGCGGACGCAACTTCGCTATTGTTGTTGTTGCCGAGGGCGCAAAGCCAAAGGGTGGAACCGTTTCAGTTGTTTCCAAAGAGCTTGGCCGGGCGGAACGCCTTGGAGGAGCCGGTGAGCGGGTTTCCGCTGAACTTCAGGAACTCACGGGACGCGAATCGCGGTGCGTGGTGCTCGGACACCTCCTGCGAGGGGGGTCCCCTACTACATTTGACCGCCTTATTTCGCTCAGATTTGGGGCTGCTGCCGTGCGCGCTCTCGAGGAGGGAAGGTCCGGGGTCATGGTTGCGCTCGATCCGCCGACAGTTCGCTATGTTCCGCTCGAGCAGGCGACGAGGCGCATGAAGAAAGTCCCGCTTGACTGCGACACGATGCTTACAGCAAGAGACCTCGGCATCTGCTTCGGCGACTAA
- a CDS encoding carbohydrate ABC transporter permease codes for MNRLLIYGGLVLLALSMLLPFLWMLSTSLMSELEVYQFPPRFVPSVLKWSNYGEAMTLQPFGRFFLNSFIVAAASVIGQLTFCSMAAYAFARLRFRWRDRIFALYLSTMMIPAMVTIIPAFLLINTFGWMNTYWALFTPTVSSVWGIFLLRQFFLTIPRDIEDAARVDGASELTIFLRVILPLSKPALATLAIFAFMGSWKDFLWPLIVTNRTDMRTVEVGIANFSNLYTTDWPHQMAAAVVVMLPVVVVFIAAQKYFVKGITMTGLKG; via the coding sequence TTGAACCGACTTTTGATTTATGGCGGCCTGGTTCTGCTCGCGCTCTCCATGCTCCTCCCTTTTCTGTGGATGCTCAGTACTTCGCTCATGAGCGAATTGGAAGTGTATCAATTCCCGCCCCGGTTTGTCCCCTCCGTGTTGAAGTGGTCGAATTACGGAGAGGCAATGACGCTCCAACCGTTCGGGCGATTCTTCCTGAACTCTTTCATCGTTGCTGCTGCTTCCGTGATCGGGCAGCTCACGTTTTGCTCGATGGCGGCATACGCTTTTGCGCGGCTCCGTTTCCGATGGCGAGACAGAATCTTCGCCCTCTACCTGAGCACCATGATGATACCGGCGATGGTCACAATCATTCCGGCATTTCTCCTCATCAACACGTTCGGTTGGATGAACACCTACTGGGCGCTGTTCACTCCCACAGTCTCAAGCGTGTGGGGGATATTTCTTCTGCGCCAGTTCTTTCTGACAATTCCAAGGGATATCGAAGATGCAGCGCGCGTCGATGGCGCCTCGGAACTCACGATCTTCCTCCGGGTGATCCTTCCTCTGTCTAAGCCCGCTCTTGCGACGCTTGCAATTTTCGCCTTCATGGGGAGCTGGAAAGACTTTCTGTGGCCGCTGATCGTCACGAACCGGACCGACATGAGGACCGTCGAAGTCGGAATCGCTAATTTCAGTAACCTGTACACAACCGACTGGCCACATCAGATGGCCGCAGCCGTAGTTGTTATGCTCCCCGTCGTTGTGGTGTTCATTGCGGCACAGAAGTACTTCGTCAAAGGGATCACCATGACCGGTTTGAAGGGATGA
- a CDS encoding amino acid permease, with product MADLRRELSLFDMTMIAIGSSIGSGIFLTPALIAKALPSPVWILGIWVLGGLTTMCGALTYAELGAMMPRAGGVYVFLTKAYGGLVGFLYGWAYFLVVNTGALAALALAFSTYLGFFVPFAGEHTTLVGILGIILVTIINILGVKAGGIFSDLFTVLKILGIVALIAVGIGWGSSTTTDFSIPLGHLPNGLSSALTLAFVSVLWSFGGWQHATFTAAEAKDPKRSVPRSLIIGALAVTIIYISTNVAYMFLMTPAQMAASPRVAADAISLVLGPVGGSLIAITIFISTFGTTGIYTLTAPRIYYAMANDGLFFKKVAEVHPRFRTPMLAIALQSAWAIVLILFWGTFESLISYVVFTDWIFFALAAFSIFIFRRRLPQAERPYRTLGYPLTPILFVTISTLFVIYTLFEKPAESLAGLAFLAAGVPVFLFWKRKNRPR from the coding sequence ATGGCAGATCTCCGGCGTGAGCTTTCCCTCTTTGACATGACCATGATCGCTATAGGGTCATCCATCGGTTCCGGAATATTCCTTACACCAGCACTCATTGCAAAAGCGCTCCCCTCTCCTGTCTGGATTCTCGGAATCTGGGTTCTCGGCGGTCTCACAACCATGTGCGGTGCCCTGACATATGCAGAACTCGGTGCCATGATGCCCCGGGCGGGCGGTGTGTATGTGTTTCTTACTAAAGCGTACGGGGGGCTGGTCGGTTTTCTGTACGGATGGGCATATTTCCTTGTCGTCAACACCGGTGCACTTGCTGCTTTGGCTCTGGCGTTTTCCACCTACCTCGGCTTCTTCGTGCCGTTTGCCGGCGAGCACACAACCCTGGTGGGAATACTGGGAATCATCCTGGTTACCATCATAAACATTCTGGGCGTTAAAGCCGGAGGCATCTTCTCCGATTTGTTTACGGTCCTGAAGATCCTTGGGATAGTTGCTCTCATCGCAGTTGGTATTGGCTGGGGATCGAGCACGACCACGGATTTCTCAATACCGCTCGGACACCTTCCGAACGGTCTGTCGAGCGCTCTGACGCTCGCCTTCGTGAGCGTTCTCTGGTCTTTTGGCGGCTGGCAGCACGCGACCTTCACGGCAGCGGAAGCAAAAGACCCAAAAAGGAGTGTCCCTCGTTCGCTCATCATCGGGGCACTCGCGGTTACGATCATCTATATCTCGACGAATGTTGCATACATGTTTCTCATGACTCCAGCTCAGATGGCAGCTTCTCCTCGCGTTGCAGCGGATGCCATCAGCCTTGTTCTCGGACCTGTAGGGGGCAGTCTGATTGCAATCACGATCTTCATATCCACATTCGGGACAACCGGTATCTACACACTGACGGCTCCGCGGATCTACTATGCGATGGCGAATGATGGCCTCTTCTTCAAGAAAGTCGCCGAGGTCCATCCAAGATTTCGGACACCGATGCTCGCCATTGCCCTTCAATCTGCCTGGGCGATCGTGCTCATCCTGTTTTGGGGAACATTCGAAAGCCTGATTTCCTATGTTGTGTTTACAGATTGGATATTCTTTGCGCTCGCAGCATTCAGCATTTTTATTTTCCGACGGCGTCTACCGCAGGCGGAGCGCCCGTATAGGACGCTTGGATACCCACTAACGCCCATATTGTTCGTGACGATTTCAACACTCTTTGTGATCTATACACTTTTCGAAAAGCCAGCAGAGTCGTTAGCAGGTCTTGCTTTCCTCGCCGCGGGTGTTCCGGTCTTCTTGTTCTGGAAAAGGAAGAACAGACCTCGATAG
- a CDS encoding trehalase family glycosidase, which produces MKKIDLLRYLERNDKWYLGGGNRLLWAPTFPLFLDFPGFWDEAHYYNYEIKPLFTWAILDDAGRESPLTFCRRTWNPAFMTQEYDCTLKGDARHVQVLETKSLLPNDVALSVVTLKNRSRNTLRLHLVAWTIQEIVPSKSSAWITDVERGRDGIAFTKFVRPSVAPHVEIACALAMRASNQSYSVSLSERTAVQPHWALTPWFETFHEGRLQNTSEITGSEQEGLIYAGLHTEITLKPGMEAEIPIAFAASPSSDETYGNVRAALRQNNPAELSRISWNDHFASVPHFNSSDEFLTRYYWYRWYGLKLNTQYGNDGNYKRPFVCEGIGYFRAPISYSAQCHILENRWMHDPELARGSLLTFIDNQRDDGGFRGYIDMNHYRQEMFYHANWGNALLQLHAMHPSADYLGQVYEGLKKYAGYFDKERDEEISGLYDIENHYETGQEYMHRYTAVNPRADEEHWGEAFRLKGVDVTVYLYELKRALSAVAETLGRTDESELWRIEAGKIKTAVLERMWDSEQEMFFDVDPASGNRTLVKAATCFYPYFTDIVDRSHLPGLKRHLLNKKEFWTPYPVPSSSADDEFFSASPTWKGKRMNCPWNGRVWPMTNSHIAEVLAAAAIAFSDKGLRKKAAEFMTKYVRLMFFDGDPRRPNCFEHYNPESGTPSIYRGIDDYQHSWVNDLILKYVCGIRPEEFSVLIDPFPFNLDSVTVDNVLVRGRYLRVDVRRSRFTVWLDGEHHAESVIGKAIQIQI; this is translated from the coding sequence ATGAAGAAAATCGACCTGCTCCGTTATCTTGAGCGAAACGACAAATGGTACCTCGGCGGCGGAAATCGCCTGCTATGGGCTCCCACGTTCCCTCTCTTTCTTGATTTCCCCGGATTCTGGGATGAAGCGCACTACTATAACTATGAGATCAAACCTCTGTTCACTTGGGCGATTCTCGATGACGCGGGACGGGAGTCCCCACTTACATTTTGCAGACGAACCTGGAATCCGGCTTTCATGACCCAGGAATACGATTGTACGCTCAAAGGAGATGCGCGGCATGTTCAGGTGCTGGAAACAAAATCCCTTCTTCCCAACGATGTAGCGCTCAGTGTCGTCACATTGAAAAACCGCTCACGCAATACACTCCGCCTTCACCTCGTGGCATGGACCATTCAGGAAATCGTCCCATCCAAATCATCGGCTTGGATAACCGACGTGGAGCGGGGTCGTGACGGAATTGCGTTCACCAAATTCGTACGTCCCTCGGTGGCACCGCACGTTGAAATTGCCTGCGCGCTTGCAATGCGTGCATCGAACCAATCCTATTCCGTCAGTCTCAGCGAGCGGACTGCTGTCCAGCCTCATTGGGCTCTGACTCCCTGGTTCGAGACGTTTCACGAAGGGAGATTGCAGAACACCAGCGAGATTACGGGATCGGAACAGGAGGGGCTCATCTATGCAGGACTTCACACAGAGATCACGCTCAAACCAGGAATGGAAGCTGAAATACCAATAGCCTTCGCGGCTTCCCCCTCGTCCGATGAGACCTATGGCAACGTACGTGCGGCTCTCCGCCAGAACAATCCGGCCGAACTGAGCAGAATCAGCTGGAACGATCACTTCGCCTCTGTCCCCCATTTTAATTCCTCGGACGAGTTCTTGACTCGCTACTACTGGTATCGATGGTACGGACTCAAACTTAACACCCAGTACGGCAATGATGGAAACTACAAACGTCCTTTTGTCTGTGAGGGGATCGGCTATTTTCGCGCTCCCATTTCGTACAGTGCTCAATGCCATATCCTGGAAAACCGCTGGATGCACGATCCTGAGCTCGCCCGCGGAAGCCTTCTGACATTTATCGACAACCAACGCGATGATGGCGGGTTCCGTGGCTACATCGATATGAACCACTACCGGCAGGAAATGTTCTACCACGCGAACTGGGGAAATGCCTTGCTTCAGCTTCACGCCATGCATCCTTCCGCGGATTACCTGGGGCAGGTGTACGAAGGGCTGAAGAAGTACGCCGGCTATTTCGACAAAGAACGCGACGAAGAGATCAGCGGACTGTACGACATCGAGAATCATTATGAGACGGGCCAGGAATACATGCACAGGTATACGGCGGTCAATCCACGGGCCGACGAGGAACATTGGGGCGAAGCATTCAGACTCAAGGGAGTCGATGTTACCGTCTATCTGTACGAGCTCAAACGGGCGTTGTCGGCCGTTGCCGAGACACTTGGCAGAACCGACGAAAGCGAGCTATGGAGAATCGAAGCCGGGAAGATCAAGACGGCTGTACTCGAGAGAATGTGGGACTCCGAGCAGGAGATGTTTTTTGATGTCGATCCTGCCTCTGGAAATCGGACCCTGGTAAAGGCCGCCACGTGTTTCTATCCATACTTCACCGACATCGTAGACAGGAGTCATCTCCCCGGACTCAAGCGTCATCTTCTAAACAAGAAAGAATTCTGGACGCCCTACCCCGTTCCCTCCTCCAGTGCGGATGATGAGTTCTTTTCAGCCTCTCCCACCTGGAAAGGCAAGCGCATGAACTGTCCGTGGAACGGGCGGGTCTGGCCGATGACGAACAGCCACATAGCAGAAGTCCTCGCCGCCGCGGCGATCGCATTCTCAGACAAAGGACTGCGCAAGAAGGCGGCTGAGTTCATGACGAAGTACGTTAGATTGATGTTCTTCGACGGAGATCCCCGGCGCCCGAACTGCTTCGAGCACTACAATCCCGAATCAGGAACGCCCAGTATCTACCGCGGCATTGATGACTACCAGCATTCCTGGGTAAACGACCTCATCCTGAAGTATGTGTGTGGAATACGACCGGAAGAGTTTTCTGTTCTCATCGATCCATTCCCATTCAACCTCGACTCCGTTACTGTTGACAATGTCCTGGTGCGAGGCAGATATCTCCGGGTGGACGTCCGGAGATCACGATTCACGGTTTGGCTCGATGGCGAACATCATGCCGAAAGTGTCATTGGCAAGGCTATCCAAATACAGATATAG
- a CDS encoding GH116 family glycosyl hydrolase has protein sequence MKKIAFLIVDPHTLNQEEHSAWSFVSRLKTFRAEKVLFSALDKNPRSLLNFDLAWWHFDESLELPEIATNDSTIRSIRAFLSKGRGLLLSLASAQYVVDLGLESIRPNICVSGLWEEKSWAEGHPDTRGFGAFGQHPIFKGFSGGTFTSAPDIGRRYTAAYYEDQLPAAGRVVAVEKLYIKLDEQRRNVIEHSLDAGRIVSIGSHFYFSDSEQRFRRQLEHFASNCFSYLSTPTARKSEKVNERIYWDFSLPTVAEFSHRSKPLSVTSHKLPTRSDELVIHRDFAAPDLTEQFFDLSGRRVLIMGGERGGISEIWCHPVRILDNLKIQFRVGKALPQWSHELSPVVTICPESLTRRYNLNDATIEETLFADLLKPCGAIHYSVRSRKTVQIVLSARIDLRTMWPLSDRAIGSRRFAWDEAIHAGIITDASGQSSSILGSSRKPTDHLIGQYSEIVLEGDRLKGLPTESSAVALGFRVSLNSGARQCTIAFAGSGQSMQESIQSYRSVVQRPGPSLGRQRSRLRSVLRSSVRFATPSEQVNNAYRWAIAGLDKFVVEAPLLGRSFVAGYGLSSEGWNGGHTISGRPGYAWYFGRDSVWTGLAALACGEHEIVRDVLEFLGNYQDIDGKVLHELTTSGYAHYDAADSTPLYLVLMGRYVRATGDREFAASEFSRLIKAIEYCYSTDTDNDHLIENANVGHGWVEGGQLFPSHAEHYLNACWAEALLQSSFMAELLSERRLGRKWNEKAELVRTVLKREFWNPRTGFYNFSKCRDGSFVEEKTVLPSVGMYFKCTEHDKAQHSLAEYSGDNFSSDWGVRIVGKDNRFFNPTGYHYGSIWPLFTGWTSLAEFTNLRPLQGYMHLLSNALLYDQFSAGNMEEVLHGEVFRPVGVCPHQAWSQSMVIQPLIEGLLGLETDVIHKTVHMSPYFPPDWREASVKNIRLGDHRMDLDLYRKEKETVFVISLRRYSNKSRPSANYSLSFRPFFSLGTFIERFTIGSTMHNFAVLVDDYRALPTVQLQLGRKTVVRVEHKQGLALIPAVPHFQHGQKSKGVRVVNESWRNKSYVLTLEGKPGEDSIIEVLDRSRTARSVEGARVLAHDGDHLILAVPFEGDQSAGSYVRKDVVVNT, from the coding sequence TTGAAGAAGATCGCGTTTCTCATCGTTGACCCTCATACACTCAACCAGGAGGAACATTCCGCCTGGTCATTCGTGTCGAGGCTCAAGACATTTCGAGCAGAGAAAGTTCTCTTCTCAGCCCTGGATAAGAATCCTCGCTCACTCCTGAACTTCGATCTTGCATGGTGGCACTTCGACGAGTCGCTTGAACTGCCGGAGATTGCAACAAACGACAGCACGATCAGATCCATCCGGGCATTTCTCTCGAAAGGACGGGGACTGCTCCTTTCCCTGGCCTCTGCACAATACGTTGTGGATCTTGGCCTCGAATCAATCAGGCCGAACATCTGTGTCTCCGGCCTGTGGGAAGAAAAGTCGTGGGCCGAAGGACATCCGGATACCCGCGGTTTCGGAGCTTTCGGTCAACATCCGATATTCAAAGGCTTTTCCGGGGGAACCTTCACATCGGCTCCGGACATCGGACGACGCTATACTGCTGCGTACTATGAAGATCAGCTCCCTGCTGCGGGCAGAGTTGTCGCAGTCGAAAAATTGTACATCAAGCTCGATGAGCAGCGCCGGAACGTCATCGAGCACAGCCTGGATGCAGGCCGGATCGTGTCCATCGGGTCGCACTTCTATTTTTCGGACTCGGAACAGCGGTTCAGAAGACAACTGGAACATTTCGCCTCGAATTGCTTCTCCTATCTGTCAACCCCAACCGCGCGGAAGTCAGAAAAGGTGAATGAGCGCATCTACTGGGACTTTTCCCTTCCGACCGTTGCCGAGTTCAGCCACCGGAGCAAACCGCTCTCGGTGACCTCGCACAAGCTCCCGACAAGATCGGACGAACTTGTTATCCATAGGGATTTTGCGGCGCCGGATCTGACTGAACAGTTTTTCGATCTCAGTGGCAGGCGGGTCCTGATCATGGGTGGAGAACGCGGCGGCATTTCCGAAATCTGGTGTCACCCGGTTCGAATACTGGACAATCTCAAGATTCAGTTTCGAGTCGGCAAAGCCCTCCCACAATGGAGCCACGAGCTCTCCCCCGTCGTGACGATATGCCCTGAATCGCTCACCCGCAGATACAACTTGAATGATGCAACAATCGAAGAAACTCTTTTCGCTGATCTCTTAAAACCGTGTGGAGCGATTCACTACAGTGTCAGGTCCAGAAAGACAGTGCAGATTGTTCTGTCTGCCCGCATAGATCTAAGGACTATGTGGCCGTTGAGTGATCGGGCGATCGGGTCTCGTCGTTTCGCTTGGGATGAAGCAATTCATGCGGGGATCATCACGGATGCCTCCGGCCAATCATCCTCAATCCTGGGTTCATCACGAAAGCCAACGGACCATTTGATTGGCCAATACTCGGAGATAGTCCTGGAAGGCGATCGACTCAAAGGGCTCCCGACTGAAAGCTCCGCCGTGGCATTAGGATTCCGCGTATCGCTCAATTCTGGAGCCAGGCAGTGCACGATCGCTTTCGCGGGTTCCGGGCAAAGCATGCAGGAGTCAATTCAGTCGTACCGATCAGTCGTCCAGCGACCAGGTCCATCGCTGGGGAGACAGCGCTCACGATTACGATCCGTCCTAAGGTCTTCCGTTCGATTCGCAACTCCCTCCGAACAAGTCAACAACGCCTACCGGTGGGCAATCGCCGGTTTGGACAAGTTCGTAGTCGAGGCACCTTTGCTGGGACGATCCTTTGTCGCCGGCTATGGACTGAGCAGTGAGGGATGGAATGGAGGTCATACCATCAGCGGCAGGCCAGGGTACGCCTGGTACTTCGGCCGGGACAGCGTTTGGACAGGCCTTGCGGCATTGGCCTGCGGTGAACATGAAATAGTCCGTGATGTTCTCGAATTCCTTGGCAATTATCAGGATATTGACGGCAAAGTGCTCCATGAATTGACGACAAGCGGATACGCTCACTACGACGCAGCTGATTCGACTCCGCTCTATCTCGTTCTGATGGGCCGGTATGTGAGGGCTACGGGCGATCGCGAATTTGCAGCCAGTGAGTTCTCGAGGTTAATCAAGGCGATAGAATATTGCTATTCAACTGACACCGACAACGACCATCTGATTGAGAATGCGAATGTTGGACATGGCTGGGTTGAAGGGGGACAGCTCTTCCCATCTCATGCGGAGCACTACCTGAATGCCTGCTGGGCAGAAGCGCTCTTGCAGAGCTCCTTCATGGCCGAGCTTCTTTCCGAACGACGACTCGGACGAAAGTGGAACGAGAAGGCTGAGCTGGTGCGCACCGTGTTGAAAAGGGAGTTCTGGAATCCGCGCACAGGCTTCTACAACTTCTCCAAGTGCCGGGACGGAAGTTTTGTTGAAGAGAAAACCGTCCTTCCATCCGTCGGGATGTACTTCAAGTGCACGGAACACGACAAAGCGCAACACAGTCTGGCTGAATACTCGGGTGACAACTTTTCCTCGGATTGGGGCGTACGAATCGTTGGCAAAGACAACCGGTTCTTCAATCCCACGGGGTATCACTACGGAAGTATCTGGCCGCTGTTCACCGGCTGGACCTCTCTCGCGGAATTCACCAATCTGCGACCTCTGCAGGGCTATATGCATCTCCTGAGCAATGCGCTGCTGTACGATCAGTTCAGTGCCGGCAACATGGAGGAGGTCCTTCACGGAGAGGTATTTCGACCAGTGGGAGTTTGCCCTCACCAGGCATGGTCACAATCGATGGTCATTCAACCGCTGATAGAGGGGTTGCTCGGACTGGAGACGGATGTCATCCACAAGACTGTGCACATGAGCCCCTATTTTCCACCGGATTGGAGAGAAGCGAGCGTAAAGAACATCCGACTCGGCGATCACCGAATGGACTTGGATCTCTACCGCAAGGAGAAAGAAACCGTCTTCGTTATTTCTCTCCGACGTTATTCAAACAAGTCCAGACCCTCTGCAAACTACTCACTCTCCTTCCGCCCGTTCTTCTCACTCGGCACATTTATCGAGCGTTTCACGATTGGCTCGACCATGCACAATTTCGCGGTCCTGGTTGACGACTACCGCGCATTACCCACCGTGCAACTCCAGCTCGGCAGGAAAACAGTTGTTCGAGTTGAGCACAAGCAGGGCCTGGCTCTCATCCCGGCAGTTCCGCATTTCCAGCACGGACAAAAGTCGAAAGGGGTTCGAGTTGTGAATGAATCCTGGCGCAACAAGTCATACGTTCTGACTCTTGAAGGCAAGCCCGGCGAAGATTCGATCATCGAGGTCCTTGATCGATCTCGTACTGCCCGAAGCGTCGAAGGCGCGCGGGTGCTCGCGCATGACGGAGACCATCTCATTCTCGCCGTCCCATTTGAGGGGGACCAATCAGCGGGGTCTTACGTGCGCAAAGACGTTGTCGTGAACACGTAA